From Motacilla alba alba isolate MOTALB_02 chromosome 9, Motacilla_alba_V1.0_pri, whole genome shotgun sequence, a single genomic window includes:
- the LOC119704509 gene encoding autoimmune regulator-like isoform X2: protein MRDAGKGSGQRGQDTLKDTQTLLLPSHPQLLGPYFPLAPAAEFLDERSRSCGKSRNFRRRLGDRRYERGEAAEQDRTVVLWGLEGWRAARGPCCARQETLSRTEREGSQRAFHALLTWLLGRDSAAVRDFWAVLFKDYNLERYSRLRPLRGAFPREVELGRQRRGRRLSPSPTAPAPHRPQGKRKAPEERDKARAAQPAPRHSASPGPLVKAKTVKKPEGTDTPRTSRASALQAVAASVQRAVAVAGGEAPVSRGAIEGILIKHVLDPSSSKTGSRAGDKPYTPTACEEPEARSRSHSLKPPAQPKACQSNREPQLHPQGQLQAATVYSQDPVPHQENEDECAACGDGGELICCDGCPRAFHLACLVPPLPHVPSGTWRCGSCVENVTEPGQLLEADLPVERPPEILGEAARDTQPGGAEGSICSRCCTRIPTPHHCPAPGGDPRGLQLCMSCTGTLDTGGLGSTTAHGDQLLPAAKAEDGALGSDTVLSREELDVLLGESTWDGILQWAFQTMARPLAETQGLVA from the exons ATGAGAGATGCTGGGAAGGGAAGTGGGCAGCGGGGGCAGGACACACTCAAAGACACCCAGACTCTCTTGTTGCCGTCACACCCCCAGCTGTTGGGCCCTTACTTCCCACTTGCTCCTGCAGCCGAGTTTCTGGATGAGAGAAGCAGGTCCTGTGGAAAGTCCAGAAATTTTAGGAGACGCCTGGGTGACCGCAGATATGAGAGAG GTGAGGCTGCGGAGCAGGACAGGACGGTCGTGCTGTGGGGGCTGGAGGGCTGGAGGGCAGCCCGTGGGCCGTGCTGTGCCCGGCAGGAGACGCTGAGCCGGACGGAGCGGGAGGGCTCCCAGCGCGCTTTCCACGCGCTGCTCACCTGGCTGCTGGGCCGCGACTCTGCCGCCGTCCGAGACTTCTGGGCCGTCCTCTTCAAGGACTACAACCTGGAGCGGTACTCCCGGCTCCGGCCTCTCCGCGGCGCCTTCCCCAGAG AGGTGGAACTGGGGCGGCAGCGCCGTGGAAGGCGTCTCTCCCCGAGCCCCACAGCACCGGCCCCACACAGACCCCAAGGCAAGAGGAAAGCCCCTGAGGAGCGGGACAAGGCCCGGGCGGCACAGCCCGCTCCACGGCACAGCGCCAGTCCTG GGCCCCTGGTGAAGGCAAAGACTGTGAAGAAGCCGGAGGGCACAGACACCCCCCGCACCTCTCGTGCCAGCG CTCTCCAGGCAGTGGCCGCCTCGGTGCAGAGAGCGGTGGCTGTGGCAGGTGGTGAGGCGCCCGTCAGCCGTGGGGCTATCGAGGGCATTCTCATTAAACACGTGCTGGACCCAA GCAGCTCCaagacaggcagcagagctggtgacaAGCCATATACCCCAACTGCCTGCGAGGAGCCAGAGGCCAGGAGCAGAAGCCACAGCCTGaagccccctgcccagcccaagGCATGCCAAAGT AACAGGGAACCCCAATTGCACCCCCAGGGCCAGTTGCAAGCAGCCACTGTCTACAGCCAGGACCCTGTGCCCCATCAG GAGAACGAGGATGAATGTGCAGCATGCGGCGATGGTGGTGAGCTCATCTGCTGTGACGGCTGCCCCAGGGCCTTTCATCTTGCCTGCCTGGTGCCCCCGCTGCCCCACGTCCCCAG CGGGACATGGCGATGTGGCTCCTGTGTGGAGAATGTGACTGAACCAggccagctgctggaggcagacTTGCCTGTGGAGAGACCCCCCGAGATCCTGGGGGAGGCGGCGCGGGACACCCAGCCGGGAGGAGCGGAGGGGAGCATCTGCAGCCGCTGCTGCACCCGGATCCCCACTCCCCACCACTGTCCTGCTCCCGGTGGGGACCCCAG GGGGCTACAGCTGTGCATGTCCTGCACGGGCACCCTGGACACAGGCGGTCTGGGCAGCACTACAGCACATGGAGACCAACTGCTTCCAGCAGCCAAG GCAGAGGATGGAGCCCTTGGAAGTGACACTGTGCTGAGCCGGGAGGAGCTTGATGTGCTGCTAGGTGAG AGCACGTGGGATGGGATCTTGCAGTGGGCGTTCCAGACCATGGCAAGGCCGCTGGCAGAAACACAGGGGCTCGTCGCCTAG
- the LOC119704509 gene encoding autoimmune regulator-like isoform X3, protein MRDAGKGSGQRGQDTLKDTQTLLLPSHPQLLGPYFPLAPAAEFLDERSRSCGKSRNFRRRLGDRRYERGEAAEQDRTVVLWGLEGWRAARGPCCARQETLSRTEREGSQRAFHALLTWLLGRDSAAVRDFWAVLFKDYNLERYSRLRPLRGAFPREVELGRQRRGRRLSPSPTAPAPHRPQGKRKAPEERDKARAAQPAPRHSASPGPLVKAKTVKKPEGTDTPRTSRASALQAVAASVQRAVAVAGGEAPVSRGAIEGILIKHVLDPSSSKTGSRAGDKPYTPTACEEPEARSRSHSLKPPAQPKACQSNREPQLHPQGQLQAATVYSQDPVPHQENEDECAACGDGGELICCDGCPRAFHLACLVPPLPHVPSGTWRCGSCVENVTEPGQLLEADLPVERPPEILGEAARDTQPGGAEGSICSRCCTRIPTPHHCPAPGGDPRGLQLCMSCTGTLDTGGLGSTTAHGDQLLPAAKAEDGALGSDTVLSREELDVLLGEWAFQTMARPLAETQGLVA, encoded by the exons ATGAGAGATGCTGGGAAGGGAAGTGGGCAGCGGGGGCAGGACACACTCAAAGACACCCAGACTCTCTTGTTGCCGTCACACCCCCAGCTGTTGGGCCCTTACTTCCCACTTGCTCCTGCAGCCGAGTTTCTGGATGAGAGAAGCAGGTCCTGTGGAAAGTCCAGAAATTTTAGGAGACGCCTGGGTGACCGCAGATATGAGAGAG GTGAGGCTGCGGAGCAGGACAGGACGGTCGTGCTGTGGGGGCTGGAGGGCTGGAGGGCAGCCCGTGGGCCGTGCTGTGCCCGGCAGGAGACGCTGAGCCGGACGGAGCGGGAGGGCTCCCAGCGCGCTTTCCACGCGCTGCTCACCTGGCTGCTGGGCCGCGACTCTGCCGCCGTCCGAGACTTCTGGGCCGTCCTCTTCAAGGACTACAACCTGGAGCGGTACTCCCGGCTCCGGCCTCTCCGCGGCGCCTTCCCCAGAG AGGTGGAACTGGGGCGGCAGCGCCGTGGAAGGCGTCTCTCCCCGAGCCCCACAGCACCGGCCCCACACAGACCCCAAGGCAAGAGGAAAGCCCCTGAGGAGCGGGACAAGGCCCGGGCGGCACAGCCCGCTCCACGGCACAGCGCCAGTCCTG GGCCCCTGGTGAAGGCAAAGACTGTGAAGAAGCCGGAGGGCACAGACACCCCCCGCACCTCTCGTGCCAGCG CTCTCCAGGCAGTGGCCGCCTCGGTGCAGAGAGCGGTGGCTGTGGCAGGTGGTGAGGCGCCCGTCAGCCGTGGGGCTATCGAGGGCATTCTCATTAAACACGTGCTGGACCCAA GCAGCTCCaagacaggcagcagagctggtgacaAGCCATATACCCCAACTGCCTGCGAGGAGCCAGAGGCCAGGAGCAGAAGCCACAGCCTGaagccccctgcccagcccaagGCATGCCAAAGT AACAGGGAACCCCAATTGCACCCCCAGGGCCAGTTGCAAGCAGCCACTGTCTACAGCCAGGACCCTGTGCCCCATCAG GAGAACGAGGATGAATGTGCAGCATGCGGCGATGGTGGTGAGCTCATCTGCTGTGACGGCTGCCCCAGGGCCTTTCATCTTGCCTGCCTGGTGCCCCCGCTGCCCCACGTCCCCAG CGGGACATGGCGATGTGGCTCCTGTGTGGAGAATGTGACTGAACCAggccagctgctggaggcagacTTGCCTGTGGAGAGACCCCCCGAGATCCTGGGGGAGGCGGCGCGGGACACCCAGCCGGGAGGAGCGGAGGGGAGCATCTGCAGCCGCTGCTGCACCCGGATCCCCACTCCCCACCACTGTCCTGCTCCCGGTGGGGACCCCAG GGGGCTACAGCTGTGCATGTCCTGCACGGGCACCCTGGACACAGGCGGTCTGGGCAGCACTACAGCACATGGAGACCAACTGCTTCCAGCAGCCAAG GCAGAGGATGGAGCCCTTGGAAGTGACACTGTGCTGAGCCGGGAGGAGCTTGATGTGCTGCTAGGTGAG TGGGCGTTCCAGACCATGGCAAGGCCGCTGGCAGAAACACAGGGGCTCGTCGCCTAG
- the LOC119704509 gene encoding autoimmune regulator-like isoform X1: MRDAGKGSGQRGQDTLKDTQTLLLPSHPQLLGPYFPLAPAAEFLDERSRSCGKSRNFRRRLGDRRYERGEAAEQDRTVVLWGLEGWRAARGPCCARQETLSRTEREGSQRAFHALLTWLLGRDSAAVRDFWAVLFKDYNLERYSRLRPLRGAFPREVELGRQRRGRRLSPSPTAPAPHRPQGKRKAPEERDKARAAQPAPRHSASPGPLVKAKTVKKPEGTDTPRTSRASALQAVAASVQRAVAVAGGEAPVSRGAIEGILIKHVLDPSSSKTGSRAGDKPYTPTACEEPEARSRSHSLKPPAQPKACQSNREPQLHPQGQLQAATVYSQDPVPHQENEDECAACGDGGELICCDGCPRAFHLACLVPPLPHVPSGTWRCGSCVENVTEPGQLLEADLPVERPPEILGEAARDTQPGGAEGSICSRCCTRIPTPHHCPAPGGDPRGLQLCMSCTGTLDTGGLGSTTAHGDQLLPAAKAEDGALGSDTVLSREELDVLLEHVGWDLAVGVPDHGKAAGRNTGARRLVHRQAADSTWQAMTKQPLRHT, from the exons ATGAGAGATGCTGGGAAGGGAAGTGGGCAGCGGGGGCAGGACACACTCAAAGACACCCAGACTCTCTTGTTGCCGTCACACCCCCAGCTGTTGGGCCCTTACTTCCCACTTGCTCCTGCAGCCGAGTTTCTGGATGAGAGAAGCAGGTCCTGTGGAAAGTCCAGAAATTTTAGGAGACGCCTGGGTGACCGCAGATATGAGAGAG GTGAGGCTGCGGAGCAGGACAGGACGGTCGTGCTGTGGGGGCTGGAGGGCTGGAGGGCAGCCCGTGGGCCGTGCTGTGCCCGGCAGGAGACGCTGAGCCGGACGGAGCGGGAGGGCTCCCAGCGCGCTTTCCACGCGCTGCTCACCTGGCTGCTGGGCCGCGACTCTGCCGCCGTCCGAGACTTCTGGGCCGTCCTCTTCAAGGACTACAACCTGGAGCGGTACTCCCGGCTCCGGCCTCTCCGCGGCGCCTTCCCCAGAG AGGTGGAACTGGGGCGGCAGCGCCGTGGAAGGCGTCTCTCCCCGAGCCCCACAGCACCGGCCCCACACAGACCCCAAGGCAAGAGGAAAGCCCCTGAGGAGCGGGACAAGGCCCGGGCGGCACAGCCCGCTCCACGGCACAGCGCCAGTCCTG GGCCCCTGGTGAAGGCAAAGACTGTGAAGAAGCCGGAGGGCACAGACACCCCCCGCACCTCTCGTGCCAGCG CTCTCCAGGCAGTGGCCGCCTCGGTGCAGAGAGCGGTGGCTGTGGCAGGTGGTGAGGCGCCCGTCAGCCGTGGGGCTATCGAGGGCATTCTCATTAAACACGTGCTGGACCCAA GCAGCTCCaagacaggcagcagagctggtgacaAGCCATATACCCCAACTGCCTGCGAGGAGCCAGAGGCCAGGAGCAGAAGCCACAGCCTGaagccccctgcccagcccaagGCATGCCAAAGT AACAGGGAACCCCAATTGCACCCCCAGGGCCAGTTGCAAGCAGCCACTGTCTACAGCCAGGACCCTGTGCCCCATCAG GAGAACGAGGATGAATGTGCAGCATGCGGCGATGGTGGTGAGCTCATCTGCTGTGACGGCTGCCCCAGGGCCTTTCATCTTGCCTGCCTGGTGCCCCCGCTGCCCCACGTCCCCAG CGGGACATGGCGATGTGGCTCCTGTGTGGAGAATGTGACTGAACCAggccagctgctggaggcagacTTGCCTGTGGAGAGACCCCCCGAGATCCTGGGGGAGGCGGCGCGGGACACCCAGCCGGGAGGAGCGGAGGGGAGCATCTGCAGCCGCTGCTGCACCCGGATCCCCACTCCCCACCACTGTCCTGCTCCCGGTGGGGACCCCAG GGGGCTACAGCTGTGCATGTCCTGCACGGGCACCCTGGACACAGGCGGTCTGGGCAGCACTACAGCACATGGAGACCAACTGCTTCCAGCAGCCAAG GCAGAGGATGGAGCCCTTGGAAGTGACACTGTGCTGAGCCGGGAGGAGCTTGATGTGCTGCTAG AGCACGTGGGATGGGATCTTGCAGTGGGCGTTCCAGACCATGGCAAGGCCGCTGGCAGAAACACAGGGGCTCGTCGCCTAGTGCACAGACAAGCAGCAGACTCCACATGGCAAGCCATGACAAAGCAGCCTCTGAGACACACGTAA
- the LOC119704509 gene encoding autoimmune regulator-like isoform X4, producing MAGPGSDGDLRRLLKLHRTEIAMAVDDVFPLLHGLADHDVVPDHIFKETLSRTEREGSQRAFHALLTWLLGRDSAAVRDFWAVLFKDYNLERYSRLRPLRGAFPREVELGRQRRGRRLSPSPTAPAPHRPQGKRKAPEERDKARAAQPAPRHSASPGPLVKAKTVKKPEGTDTPRTSRASALQAVAASVQRAVAVAGGEAPVSRGAIEGILIKHVLDPSSSKTGSRAGDKPYTPTACEEPEARSRSHSLKPPAQPKACQSNREPQLHPQGQLQAATVYSQDPVPHQENEDECAACGDGGELICCDGCPRAFHLACLVPPLPHVPSGTWRCGSCVENVTEPGQLLEADLPVERPPEILGEAARDTQPGGAEGSICSRCCTRIPTPHHCPAPGGDPRGLQLCMSCTGTLDTGGLGSTTAHGDQLLPAAKAEDGALGSDTVLSREELDVLLEHVGWDLAVGVPDHGKAAGRNTGARRLVHRQAADSTWQAMTKQPLRHT from the exons ATGGCGGGCCCGGGCAGCGACGGGGACCTGCGGCGCCTGCTGAAACTGCACCGCACCGAGATCGCCATGGCAGTGGACGACGTCTTCCCGCTGCTGCATGGCCTGGCTGACCACGATGTCGTCCCTGACCACATCTTCAAG GAGACGCTGAGCCGGACGGAGCGGGAGGGCTCCCAGCGCGCTTTCCACGCGCTGCTCACCTGGCTGCTGGGCCGCGACTCTGCCGCCGTCCGAGACTTCTGGGCCGTCCTCTTCAAGGACTACAACCTGGAGCGGTACTCCCGGCTCCGGCCTCTCCGCGGCGCCTTCCCCAGAG AGGTGGAACTGGGGCGGCAGCGCCGTGGAAGGCGTCTCTCCCCGAGCCCCACAGCACCGGCCCCACACAGACCCCAAGGCAAGAGGAAAGCCCCTGAGGAGCGGGACAAGGCCCGGGCGGCACAGCCCGCTCCACGGCACAGCGCCAGTCCTG GGCCCCTGGTGAAGGCAAAGACTGTGAAGAAGCCGGAGGGCACAGACACCCCCCGCACCTCTCGTGCCAGCG CTCTCCAGGCAGTGGCCGCCTCGGTGCAGAGAGCGGTGGCTGTGGCAGGTGGTGAGGCGCCCGTCAGCCGTGGGGCTATCGAGGGCATTCTCATTAAACACGTGCTGGACCCAA GCAGCTCCaagacaggcagcagagctggtgacaAGCCATATACCCCAACTGCCTGCGAGGAGCCAGAGGCCAGGAGCAGAAGCCACAGCCTGaagccccctgcccagcccaagGCATGCCAAAGT AACAGGGAACCCCAATTGCACCCCCAGGGCCAGTTGCAAGCAGCCACTGTCTACAGCCAGGACCCTGTGCCCCATCAG GAGAACGAGGATGAATGTGCAGCATGCGGCGATGGTGGTGAGCTCATCTGCTGTGACGGCTGCCCCAGGGCCTTTCATCTTGCCTGCCTGGTGCCCCCGCTGCCCCACGTCCCCAG CGGGACATGGCGATGTGGCTCCTGTGTGGAGAATGTGACTGAACCAggccagctgctggaggcagacTTGCCTGTGGAGAGACCCCCCGAGATCCTGGGGGAGGCGGCGCGGGACACCCAGCCGGGAGGAGCGGAGGGGAGCATCTGCAGCCGCTGCTGCACCCGGATCCCCACTCCCCACCACTGTCCTGCTCCCGGTGGGGACCCCAG GGGGCTACAGCTGTGCATGTCCTGCACGGGCACCCTGGACACAGGCGGTCTGGGCAGCACTACAGCACATGGAGACCAACTGCTTCCAGCAGCCAAG GCAGAGGATGGAGCCCTTGGAAGTGACACTGTGCTGAGCCGGGAGGAGCTTGATGTGCTGCTAG AGCACGTGGGATGGGATCTTGCAGTGGGCGTTCCAGACCATGGCAAGGCCGCTGGCAGAAACACAGGGGCTCGTCGCCTAGTGCACAGACAAGCAGCAGACTCCACATGGCAAGCCATGACAAAGCAGCCTCTGAGACACACGTAA